GGCCACGTACGATCCCACACGTGGAACGCGAATGCCTATTTTTACTTCCAAATGACAGTAAATCAGGATCCATGGCATCACTGTAAACAACTGTGTGTGAGCACCAAAGCCGAGGCTCCCCGCCGATGCTCCTATTGCTATGGTAACCAAGAACGCTTTTATTGTGATTTGGCCAGTCAATCAGTCCTAAGTGCTTACAGCTTACACACCGCCTCCCCGCATTACAGTAAATCTCAGCAGGcgcccgcacacacacaaagagacacTGTGAAGCCAGCCAAGTGCTTTGACGTGATCTCGATGCCTCAACAAGACCTGCATCGGTCAGGTTCATTAAGACAAATTAGTTAGCAGTACTTAGATGGAGTTAAGTAGACAAAAAAGGCATACAGTCGAGTTGCAAACCGAGCAAGTACGGGCCGTCCTTTTCTCCAATGATGTGTTTCTTACACAAACGTGGTGTAATACAAGTGACAAAAAGTGGGAAATGCTGTGAGCGGATATGCCGcaatgctgcttttgttcaaaacaaaacaaaacagtagACACGTGAACTACACTTGGATGCTAACGTACAGACAGACTGAAATACCTGCTATTGGTTCCTATTGCCTCTTACAGTATGTGCACGGGCTATAAAGAAATAGCACCTCTGAAGTCCAGAATACATTTGGAACTGGGTATTTAGGGTCTAACTACAGACAGGCAATaatacacaccaacacacaggcaCGATACAGGAGGCTTTGGCACATCCATGCTATTCTGACGACTCAGCGTTTCCCgaaacagaagaagagcaggtTAGTGGAGACAACAGGGCCGTAGCTGCCGTGGGTCACCTCCCCAGCCTCCACTGGGGAGGTGCGGGTTGACTGACAGACGCAGCCATCAGTCATCACATTCGATCAGCACCGAGCTGTCTACTGtatgcacgagtgtgtgtggggtttgGGATTTTTGGGAGAGTCGGCGTCTCATCCGATCAAGAGCTCCAGGCTGTCCTCGTAGTTGGGCTCATGCGGGGGGCTGGGGGACAGGTAGGCCGTGGTGACCGGGGTGCCTGTCGCCGTGGCGACGTTGAGGAGGGTGTTTGCTCGGATGCTGGTGGTCGCCGGGTTGcggagagcggcggcggcggtgatgCTGGTGAGGTTGATGCCGAGCGTGAGCCGCGTCTGCTCCAGGGCTTTCTCGGGCACGGCGAAagcctccagcttcttctcGCCGTTGGCCATGTAGGAGTTCTGGCAGCCTCGGCAGATACAATCCAAACACGCCTGGCAAAGAACACAACCACCGGTGAGTTGTCTGAGCCTAACTGACTTTGTAAAAAGTGACCTCCAGGGTGAAAAGAAAATCCCCATCCTACCTTGCGGTTCGAGTAGCAGGGACATcgctgccccctgcaggtcagcactGAAGGATTCTGGGTGGCCCTGCCACACTTGCATCCTTTCTTCTCCACCGGCTTCTTATAGGGGGGCCTGACAGGCGCTGGGGGGACGAGGCAGCCTGACATCAGCCGCTGATCTTTGCTTCCGTCCTTGGTCTTGGAGCCCCCGCGGGCCTTTGAGTGGGGCTTCTTGGGTCCGGACTCCACGTGCTTCCTGGCGTTTTTGCCATGGTTCTGCGTGGAGCGACTCTGTTTCGCAGGCCCCCCGTTAGGCAGCGATGAGTATGTGTGAGCTGGAACTCTTAGGGAGGACGGGGGGGCTTGTGTGTGTAGTGTCTGCGTGGAGTTGGGCGTTTGCGGGTGGGAGGAGCCCTGCAAGATGGAGGCGATGGGGAGCGGTTTCACTTTTTCACGGTCGCTCTCTGAACGAGAGCGCTTACGTTTAAGGCGCACGGGCGGGCGTTTGGAGGCGGGAGCGGGATCGAAGGAGGACGAGTTTATGTGAGCACCTTGGCTTGTGACCGCGTTAGTCCGATCTGTTCGAATCTGCGTGTAGTTGTGGGCAGCGTCCAGCTGTATGTACATTTGTGCGTGTGCTCTGTCAGTTATGTTTGTGTGAGTCCTGTCTGGATGTATGTGAGAATCGCAACCGGGTTGAAGGGGATCCAATGTCTGTAACACCTCCTCCACGCTAAGAAGCaacacctccccctcctccagctccctgttaCTGGACTCTCCATCCCTGAGTGAGCACACGGTGCCCGGTGTTGGGGCTAGAGGTCTAGTGTTCAGGCTTAGTTCGAGACTCCCGCAGCCAGGATTGGAGACGGAAAGGCCTGCCTGTTGTTGTTCCTCTACCAGCTCACACACTTCCAGCTCAGGAGATGAAGGTTCTAGGTCTTCTAGCACTTCTCCATTGCATCCCTGGGTTCCGTTTGAACGGGGAGGGTCAGAGGAGGAGCTCTGTGGTACAGCTGAGAGTTctgcaggggcaggaggagcctCTGTTGGCGTAAGAGATTCATGGAGAGACGGATTCGCTTCTTCTGGAGCTAAGCCCGGGTCATCTGCCTCTATGTCTTCATCGTGAGTCATTAGAACCTCCTCTAACAAGCCCAGGATCTCTGGAGACCCACCGACGTGGCTGCTGATTAACTGCAGCAATGGTGAATGAGTAACATAGAGACAGAGCTTCCTATATGATTGCACCAGTAAAgacagctgtttgttttcttggaAGGAAGAATAATCCTTGCAGCGGCTGCACGACGTCCTGATTTGCATCTTCTGGCCTTTACAGCCCGAACAGACGTAATGCTCACACTCTGGATGCGTCGGGGAAACGGGGTCCTGGAGCAGTTTACCTGGGAAGGTAATAAAAGAGCCATGAACACACATGGTTGTTCGTTCCTCAGTTACGTTCTGACCTGTGGCAACAAGCTGGAGTCTTTTAAAGTAGTTTCTATCATTCATGTTTGTTTAGAAATGGCCATAATACCTATAGAATAGACTAGTATGGAAGATTACCTCTTTAACCAGTTGCATAGTTTGATAACCAGTGAAAAAAAGCACAATATATTTATGATTGCACAGTCAATGGTTTTCAAAGGAACTCTATATATAATTGCAACGACTGTTCTGTCAATTTAATCAAATAAAGGCTTTGAACCAGTTCACAACCAAACGCGTGACTATTTTCTGCTGGCACCTGTTTAAATGTGCATCAGGACACAAATATAATCAGGCCCCCACTAAAGAGTCAGTACTGCGTGTCTGTAGATGCAGGCGGTTCAGGTGTTGATGTCCCAGTGGCAAAGCGGAGTGGGTAAATACAGCAGGAACAGGAGACACATGGCTCTGCGGTAGACACAACAGAGGAGTCATCTGTCTTCACGAGTGGACAGATGACTGGGGCTCAGCTTCGGTTGCCAAGGAGACCGGAGGCAGTGAGCAGCCCGACGCATCGTCACCTGCTCCGGGTACACGTACGCCCACGTTCACTCCAATAAACCCGCAAAACGTTTGGTAAAATGACACTCAGTCCATCTCTTGGTGTGGTTATAGAGCAACTGTTATAAAGCGGTGAC
Above is a genomic segment from Takifugu rubripes chromosome 2, fTakRub1.2, whole genome shotgun sequence containing:
- the LOC101071026 gene encoding E3 ubiquitin-protein ligase MSL2-like, which encodes MNPVNATALYVSASRAVLQCDPRKPHTFSDMYTLLPFFRQSLACLVCGKLLQDPVSPTHPECEHYVCSGCKGQKMQIRTSCSRCKDYSSFQENKQLSLLVQSYRKLCLYVTHSPLLQLISSHVGGSPEILGLLEEVLMTHDEDIEADDPGLAPEEANPSLHESLTPTEAPPAPAELSAVPQSSSSDPPRSNGTQGCNGEVLEDLEPSSPELEVCELVEEQQQAGLSVSNPGCGSLELSLNTRPLAPTPGTVCSLRDGESSNRELEEGEVLLLSVEEVLQTLDPLQPGCDSHIHPDRTHTNITDRAHAQMYIQLDAAHNYTQIRTDRTNAVTSQGAHINSSSFDPAPASKRPPVRLKRKRSRSESDREKVKPLPIASILQGSSHPQTPNSTQTLHTQAPPSSLRVPAHTYSSLPNGGPAKQSRSTQNHGKNARKHVESGPKKPHSKARGGSKTKDGSKDQRLMSGCLVPPAPVRPPYKKPVEKKGCKCGRATQNPSVLTCRGQRCPCYSNRKACLDCICRGCQNSYMANGEKKLEAFAVPEKALEQTRLTLGINLTSITAAAALRNPATTSIRANTLLNVATATGTPVTTAYLSPSPPHEPNYEDSLELLIG